The genomic stretch ATAAAGAACTTAACAACAATAATGTATCACACTCCAATCACACAATCGAAGGTTGCAAGGTTAAGACGAAAGATAATTTtggcaagaaaacaaaaaagactTGATGATAATGAGTTTGCTTTCTTTTGTGCTTCTGGTAAGTGTTCTTCTAaaacttctttaatttctattttttatggAAATTACAGTTTAAACTATTATCGTTGTTGAGAATATTAGCGAAGTAGTTTGTActatacataattttttaaatattttagtttagtgATTTGAAAACTATAAATAACTATTCatctttataaaaatttttaaactcaTATTTAATAAGctataaattacataaaaactaTACAATCTTCAAATCTTCATATACTATTTaggttaattaattatttaatattatttaaaatatactctatcataatttaaaataatatactaTTTATCCTAAATTAATACATAAAACTCTATActaattagaaaaatataaaatttgatgCTTTTGGGTATATCTATTTAACTCGatttaaataaattgaaattttaaaattatatttaaatttagagttttatttgttatttaaattgaattgtatttatttttaactgATGACTggttatattttgaataatatGATATGAATACTCATtgatttagtttaataatttaaaaaataattcaataaaactaaaccaatacaaaaaaatttttaactacGAAAGTATACtactaaaattatataaaatcaaatacGAGATTAGTTAATCgaataattattatttgtgtttcatttatttttttgactTAATAGTGTCGAAGAACAACAATAATACAAATTTTGACGTACATAAAAATGTGCATCATATTACTACAAGTCAAAAAACAGTGTGTCGAGAAACTGGTACCTCATCTAATATTCTCAGTTTATAATCCAGTGAGGATAAAGGTGACATTTTTTTCACTGTAATTGACTCATATttatctaaatttaatttatatcagtttaataacaaaaattttcTATATATTTCTCATTACTCATTCATAGGGAAGCAACTATCTATGCATGGTATACACTGTGCCTCGCATGGAATTTTTGGACAGGAAAATACTCCTCCTAATTATGTAAGACCTTCTACATCAGAGATAAGATCTAAATCTTTAACTCTACAGACGGATCCCTCATTGACAAGAACTCCACTGTCCGTGTTAACAAATAGTACGTATAATTATTGATTGCCAAATGATTCATACACCAATATTTAACAAAAAGTATACTTCATCGAAAATGATTTATATAACATAGATTTATTACAATTCTAGCATACTCTAGTGTACAAGGACCCACCAATAATCTAACTGAAGTCGTTCCACAAAATCAACTTTCATCACACTCTGGTTCCACCGATCGTGCCTAACAGAAAGGTAATTTAGAAAAGATAATCAtcattattatattcttttttttcctaTAGTTTCTATGgtttatttgaataaaattaaacttttttgtAAAGAAGTTCTACTATGATTGGGGTGCAAAAAGGACAATCTTCCTCTGTTGTTGCTTCGGTGGCTATTAATTTGGCACAACTTTATGAAGATGTAAATTTATCGACTGTTAAGACGCATCCACCAAGCGCTGACACACACAGTGGCCAATGTGTTGACCCTTTTGTTGATGATGAAGGTAATTTCTCATTATATCAAGAATTTAAGTTTGTAGTTTGCAAGAGATATGAATTATTAGTAATACATCAAAGTGATTATGTTtgcattttttataatttttttactgtAGTTTTGAATGGTTATGATGATTCAATGTTGGATGTGGATATAGAAGATAATTTTATACCGTCCTCAGAAACCTTAGACGGtatgtaaaatttttatttgtatgtTTATTTGCATCTTTGTGTACATCATGGACTAAATTGTATCGGTATGACAACTGAGTAGCTAAAGAGAGTTCATTCGGCAGATGTCTGGGATATAGGAAATCCTATTTATCAATGTCAACACTGTAAAGCATGGATGTGGTCTGGAGAAAGGCTTGCTAAATTCAAACAGTCGCTCCAACCAAAGTTTTCATTATGTTGTATGGAAGGAAAGATCGAGCTTCCTCTACTTTCTGTGCCTCCTGATGAGCTCATTCAGCTTCATACTGGAGGAGATCAAAGAagtattcattttttaaaaaatataaggacatttaatttaatattttgttttacATCAATGGCTGGAAAAATTGACCGTAGGGTGAACAATGGGGCTGCTCCTCCAATTTTTAAGCTTGGGGGTCAAAACTACCATAGCATTGGTAGCTTACTTCCTCCTGATAGTTTGCGACCAACATTTGCCCAGCTATATATCTATGACATAGAGAATGAGATTGATAATCGAATAGGCACACTTCGGTAATTTTCATGCAACAGtcaaattttttagttattttttatctgtgagagaaaataacataaattttattatttttttcgcaGTTCCAATGAAGCTATAAATGAGCGGAATAGGGAAATTGTGGCAATATTAAGAAACATGCTAGACAGATATAATAGTTTGGCAAAGAATTTTTGCTATGCAAGAGATAGGTATCAACAGGAAAATTGCACAAACATAAAGCTTAAGTTGATTAgtaaaaggactacagatggcaggacatacaacttgccatctGCATCTGAAGTGGCTGCATTGATTGTTGGCGATGTCGAACAACTTagcaaagatagagatattaTTATAGAGAGTCAATCTAGAAAGCTCCAGCGGATTGATGTTTTTCATCCATCTTATTTAGCCTTGCAATATCCATTGTTGTTTCCATATGGGGAGGATGGATTTCGTTTGGGTATTGCAACATCAGATTCTATCTCCGCTAGAcctacaaagaaaaacaaaacaatcaCTTTGCGACAATTCTTTGCTTTTCGACTACAGAAAATGACGGGTGAATCTCCGTTAATTCTGAGATCAAAGAGATTATTCTAACAGTTTCTGGTAGATGCCTACACAATGGTGGAATCAGAGAGGTTAAAATTCTTTAGGTGTAAACAACCACAGTTGAGGGTTGATAAATACAAATGTCTGCATGAAAGTCTTATAAACGGGGATGTAGATGCTGCAAGGCTTGGCAAAAGAATCATTCTTCCTAGTACTTTTACCGGTGGACCTAGGTATATGatgaataattataaatatgcaTTTACAATTTGCAGATATGCAGGATATCCTAGCTATTTTATCACCATGACCTGTAACCCTGAATGGGATGAGATAAGAAGAGAAGTGACTTCCATTGGATTGAAAGCAGAAGACCGTCCTGATATATTGTGTCGAATTTTCAAGATCAAGCTTGATGGTTTGATAGATGACCTCAAAGAGGGAAAAATCTTCGGCAAAATTTTGGGATGTAAGTCTGTGTTTATGCAACGCTTTATTAAAATCATATGTTGTAATGCTTTGCTCATTtgtctttttcaattttcagaCGTTTGCACTGTAGAGTTTCAAAAGAGAGAGCTTCTGCATGCACATATCCTTTTATTCATGAGTAACGAGTTCAAGCCACAAACACCAGAtgacatagacaaacatataaCAGCTGAGATTCCTGATGAAAATGAAAGGCCAAATCTACATAGAGCTGTTCAAAATTACATGGTACATGGTCCATGTGGTCCGTACAACAAGAATTCACCTTGCATGAAGAATGGATCCTGTTCAAAGTTCTATCCTAAAGAGTTTAGACAGCGAACACTCATTGATGAGGCCAGATTTCCCAAAAATAGGCGTACTGATAACGGTCGaacagtgaaaaaaaaagaatgtgTACTAGACAATAAGTTCATTGTTCCGTATAATCCAGAATTGTTGCTCAAGTTCGGGTGCCACATAAATGTGGAATACACATGCCAAACAAGTTCTATTAAGTATCTGTTTAAGTATCTATTTGGATACGAAATCCAAGAGAAAGAACCATTTGTGATTAGACTTCCATTCCATTTGGAGGATGAGCAACCTGTGGTTTATGGTGAAACTTCTAATGTGAATGATATCGTCGAAAGAACAATATCTCATAAGTCCATGTTTTTGGGATGGATGGCAGCGAACATGTCATATCCTTATGCTCGAAGTCTGACTTATGCTGAGTTTCCAACCAAGTTTGTTTGGAAGGACGATTCTTCAAGTGGTTTCCTAGAAAGAAAGGCTTCGCAATTGGAAGGTTGACTCATGTACCTGCAGGTAATGACGAGTTTACATTCAATTTTGATCTTACTTATTTAaggatttaaatttaaaatcttaacAGCCTGTACCCCATGTCCATTTTATTCAATTTATCTACACTAGAAAATAAATGTTCAAATAACTTTCAACAGTTATAATTTGTAGATTATacgattttttatttttttatatttttttgaaaaattattctTATGCGGATGTGAAgctacataataattaaaatagcGTAGCTTAATCCATTTAACAACTTAAAAGTGAAATTTTAACTAAGTTTTTTTGCAGCAAATACCGAATAATATTACCAAAGACTTCTCTTGAATACTCAAAGAGGATGTATGAGTTTTCAAGATATAAGAACAGTAGGAGGAACAATTTATGCTACGTATAGAGATGCATGCTTCGCCCTTGAACTCTTGCAAGATGACAAAGAATTCATTGATGCAATTAAGAAAGCAAGCCATGGGCCTCAGGATCATATGTTAGGAGGTTATTTGTCATTCTATTAACATCCAACAATATCTTAAGACCAGAACATGTTTGGGATAGATGTTGGCATGAACTCTCAGATGATATTTTGTATCGACAGAGAACCGTGATGAACATGAGCAGTGAGTTTCTATTAATTACAATGATAAAAGTTCTTCCTTATTGATCATTTttagtttgattgaatttttataGTATCGTATAATATGCAGAGTTAACAATGTCAGATGATGAGATTAAGCAGTTGTGCTTAATGGATATAGACAAGATCTTATATTCCTATGGTAAAACCTTGAAAGACTATCCTCCTATGCCTTTAGCAACTGAAGTTGATAATTCTTTGTTAACCGAAAGGGTTATAAGGGAAGAGCTAAACTTTAACAGGGATGATTTAAAGGAAAATGCCACAGACATGTTAGCCATCGCAACACCTGAGCAGAGATATGCATTCGATAAAATTGTTACAGCTGTGTATTGTGATGAATGGGGTTTTTTCTTTGTGTATGGTCATGGAGGTACTGGAAAAATATTTCTCTGGAACCTTATGTCTGCTGAGATTTGCTCAAGGGGTGATATAGTGTTAAACGTTGCTTCGAGTGGTATTGCATCTTTACTTCTTCCCAATGGAAGAACGACACACTCAAGGTTCAAAATACCGCTGAATATAATTGAGGATTCTGTATGTAACATCAAACCTGGTTCCCCTCAAGCAATGTTACTATTGAAAGCCAAACTTATAATTTGGGATGAGGCCCCAATGGTTAGTAGGTACTGCTATGAAGCGCTTGATAAATGCTTGGGTGACATCATGAGGTGTTCTCCAACATATAGCAAAGATTTGCCATTTGGAGGAAAAGTGGTTGTACTAGGTGGAGACTTTAGACAAATTCTTCTTGTCATTCCACGAGGATCGAGACAAGATATCGTTCATTCAACCGTGAATTCGTCTTACCTTTGGAAGTTTTGTCAGGTGCTCAAACTAACAAAAAACATGAGACTCTCTGTAGGAACGACTGCTTCAGATCAAGATGAGATAGAGCAATTTGGTGAGTGGTTATTGAAAGTTAGTGATGGTCTCATAGGTGACAATATGGATGGTGAATCTGAGATATGTCTTCCAGGAGATATTGTTATTCCTTCTTCGGACTAGGCATTTGATGAGTTAGTTCATTTTTCTTATCCAAATATTCTGGAAAACATGTCCTCAAAGGATTTTTTCAAAGCAAGAACTATATTGGCTCCCACACTAGACATCGTTGAAGAGGTCAACAACCATCTGATGGCTATCATTCCTGGAGGGGAAAAATTATATCTTAGTTCGGATTCCATATGTATGGATGAAGGGAATATGGAGAGTCAACTAGATCTCTATGGTCCTGAATTACTGAATAGCATAAATTGCTCTGGTTTGCCTCCACATAAATTAATACTCAAGGTTGGTGTTCCGGTGATGTTACTAAGGAATATTGACCAATCCAGTGGTCTTTGTAATGGTACAAGGCTACAAGTTAGGAAGCTTGGAAATCATGTCATAGAATGTGAAGTCTTAACGGGTAACAATGTTGGTCATATTGCTTTGATTCCAAGAATGAATATGGTACCAACAAATGAAACCGTCCCAGTTAGATTCCAACGAAGACAGTTTCCCATAATAGTATCGTTTGCCATGACAATTAATAAGTCTCAGGGACAAACTTTATCTCATGTTGAATTGTACTTGTCTAGACCAGTTTTTACACATGGCCAACTATATGTGGCACTTTCAAGAGTTAAGAATAAGAGAGGTTTAAAAGTTTTACTTATGAATCACGTAGGAATATCTGCAAATTCAACTATCAATGTTGTTTATAGAAAAGTCTTTGAAAAAATAGTATTCTAatgtaaatattttaattttattttaaattctgtatcagtgtataattattttactttaaaatatataaaataattattacttccttttttaagttaaactttgattttgataataattttataaatttcttaaaataataattattttgtatttttgttttaaatatcgaagcatataaatttttttcttacttttataaatttttccGTGCTGAGCACGAATTTTTACACTagttattcttttaaatttgaataattgatagaaaatataataaaaaaataattaaaatttggttaattaacaaataatataatacTTTTAATAAGGTGGTTAGTCAAAGGTTCCAAGAGACTTGTGAGTTGTGGTATGTGACTATGTGTCACGTGGTAATTGCATGCACTATGTTAAGCCATTGCAATATACAGTCATCACTTCTCATTTATTCTGTGAACTTGCGCAGGGAGAAAGATATCAATTTATTGAACTACTTAACATGTGCATGTGAACGATTTTGGTGGATGATGTTAATTACTTTTCTGCTGAATCTTTATTGACTACTATGTACTTATGTAGACAGATTTTAACTTTACTTTGATGATTTGATTGATGTTGAAGTCGACCAGAATTATTTAACTTAACTGATCAAATAGAATTAACAGAGCAAAGAGTAGGCCATACTTCATTCATAGAGGAAGTGAAGACAATATGCTTCATCAGTCCCAGTTTCTGTTGCAGATTGTGTCAACCATCAAGGGAATTGGAGAGTATCTTCGCTTTGCTTTCCCTTCTGCAATTATGTTCTGGTGATTATGTTTATATTCTTGTTTAATCTGTAATATTAATCTTTAAtgacaataataattatatattatgtgttgcAGCCTTGAATGGTGGTCATTTGAGTTGCTTATCTTGttggaataaattaatttccATAACCCAGATCATCCATATTGAATCaccaaaaaatattatagtGCGGAAGCGTACCTAAATTCATAAACATGAATTATGATTGGAAGAGTTTGGATCTTGTGGTTCTTTcgatcttcctcaaccaaagcCTTCTGTATTCCTAGGAGGCTGTACTGCAACTCTTTTGATGGGGAAAGAGTAACAAAGGCGGCTTTGGTATATTGGGGACCGAAACCCTAAAggtctatttatatttgagcatggcacccattaaacccttaagcccaaataaaatagtatctaaagcccaaaagataatatatctaaaatccaaaaaagataattatctaaggaacaaaagataatatccggttttattctcatttaattccaaatcaaaagtaataatgacttattcaattagcatttataacaataaatgagatcatcattatataagtcatttaatttgaaatagcatcatttgtgattataattgatatatgtattgcccacaaatgagttaggaaattaaataatttcctaacaatcTCCCACTTGGGCTATACATATATTCTTTCTTGACATAATCACATTTTATAAACTTTATGCGCGCATCTGAATGCTATTTCTTTCATTACTTTAACAATCTGGTCCGTCTCATACATTAAATATGGAACTACCGCAGCTTTTATCACATTAAATGCCGTGACTAAACCACGCCAATCACCATCCTAATATACTTAACGacatagatcaaatttggatgagtaATATGGAAATTACATGCCAAGTGATCTCATGCATGTCTATCTCCAGCTGGTCCAACTTTATTGAGATCAAACACAATACAAATATTGTAAAATAAACATTTCATATAACATGAAATAAACCATCAACTTAGTTCTGCAGAAAATAACTCAATATCTGTCACAGGACATATAGCATAAACTCCCACTAAACCAAGGCATCATAAATATTGACACCCATCCGAGCAGTGTGCTCATGAAAAACTTTAGGGTTCAATCCCTTGGTAATGGGTCTGCTAGCATATACTCTGTTCCTATATGTCCTATGAAAATCTGTTTTTCTTAAACTTTCTCCTTGACAACTAAGAACTTGATGTCTGTATGCTTTGATTTTGTCAAGCTCTTATTGTTATTGGAGTATAGTACTACTGACTTATTGTCACAAAATATCTTTAATGGCCTTTCAATGTCATCTACTATATGAAGCTTAGTGACAAAGTTTCACAACCATATGCCATGAAATCGGAATCAGAGTACCTAATGATCTCCAAATTTTCTGATCTCCGATAAACAAGCATGTAATCATTTGTTCTCTTTAAACAACACATTATGCGTTTAACAGCTATCCAATGATCCATATCCGGATTGCTCAAGTATCTACCCAACACTCCCACTATAAATGATATATCGGGATGTATGTAGACTTGAGCATACATTAAATTCCCTAGTGCTGATGCATAAGGTTTATCATACATTGTTGTCTTCTTAAGATCATTTTGGGGCATTGCTTGAGACTGAACTTGTCTCCTTTAGTTACGGGTGTGTCCATTGGTCTACAACTTTTCATGCCATATCTACTTAAAATCTTTTCGATatagttcttttgtgataatccAAGAATACCTTGAGAGCAATCTCTTAGTATCTCGATTCTTAATACAAAAGAGGCATCACCAAAATCTTTTATTTCGATTTTGTCCGATAGAAATTTCTTAGTTTCATGCAACAAGCCTATATCGTTACTAGCAAGtagaatgtcatcaacatataagaCCAAAAGGATATATTTACTCCCACTGAACTTGCGGTATACACATTCATCTATAATATTTACCTCAAAATCTTATGAGGTAATGACTTGATTAAACTTGTGATACCATTTAACAGGAAGCTTGTTTGAGATCATAGATggattttctcttttctctattGGATCTCCTTAATGAcacttcttgaggttgttgAGCTTGCTGTATGGATTGGGATTGAGGAGGATTCTCATTATTTTTCTGTGTTGTAGCAGTATCTTGAGCAACAACGATATTCTCATTGTTCTCATGTACTGTAACTGGATCTACAGTAGGATTCTCATTATGCTTTTGTACTATAACTGTGTCTTGAACAATAGTAGGTACAAAGACCTAATCATTGTCAGTTATAGAATCCTCGTCAAAAGCAACATTTCTAATATTCCCTTCCCCCCAAACTCAACATCCTCAAGAAATCTCGCATTTCCCGTTTCAAAAATAGACCTTAATGCAGGATTGTAAAACTTGTACCCCCGTGAGCGCTCAGCGTAACCAACAAAGTAGCAACTAATTGTTCTTGAGTCCAATTTCCTTTCATGCGGCTTATAAGGTCGCGCCTCAGCTGGACATCCCCAAATATGCAGATGCTTTATACTGGGCCTTTTTCCAGTCCAAATTTTATATGGGGTTTTGTTAACTGCTTTGCTTGGCACCCTATTAAGGATGTACACTGCGGTCTTTAATGCTTCTCCCTAGAGTGATTCAGGCAAGGAAGAATGACTAATCATACTTCTCACCATGTCCTTAAGAGTTCGGTTCCTTCGCTCTGCAACACCATTCATGCTAGGTTTGCCTGGCATGGTGTATTGCGGAACAATACCACACTCCTCTAGGAAAAGAGCAAAAGGTCCGGGACATTGCTCACCTGAACCATCATATCTTCCGTAGTATTCACCACCACGATCCGATTTGAcagctttaattttctttccaagTTGAAGTTCAACTTCAGCTTTGAAAGATTTGAAAACATCCAAGGCTTGGGACTTTTCATGAATTAAATATAGATATTCGTAACGAGAGTAATCATCTATGAACGTAATAAAGTACCGTTGTCCATTCCAAGATACAGTAGGGAATGGGCCACATATATCGGTGTGTATCAGTTCTAAGACATCTTTAGCTCTCTCGGCACCTAATTTTCTTTCGTTTGTCCTTTTCCCCTTTATGCACTCAATGCAGACTTCAAAGTCCGCCAAATTTAGGGGTCCGAGAATTCCATCCGACACAAGCCTCTAAATTCTCTGTTTAGAGATGTGGCCTAGGCGTTTGTGCCATAATGATGCCGAATTCTCATTAAGTTTTTGTTTTGTACCCGTTTGCAGTATTTCATTATTATAGGAATTTAAGTTAAGCCTATATAGATTATCCACCAAATGACCAGAGCAAATATTATTCGAATTATAAAAGAGACTGACTTTATTGTCTCCGAATGAACAAAAATAACCTGATTTGTCCAAACGAGAAACAGAAACCAAATTTCGTCTAAATGATGGTACATAAAATGTCTCTAATAAATCCAAGTAAAATCCACTCGTGGAACATAATCTAAAGGTTCCTATAGCTTCGACTGCAACTATATTGCCGTCTGCCACGTAGATGTATCTTTCAGCATCACTTGGCGGTCGGCTCCACAGGCAACCCTGCATAGTGACACTTACGTGAGTAGTAGCAGCAGAATCTACCCACCAAGTATCAACAGGTGCATAACTTAAACTAGCCTCAGAACAAACGAAAGTGAGAATTATACCCTTCTTCACACGCCAAGTGGCATATTTGGTACAATCCTTCTTCATGAGTCCCACCTTCTTACAGAAGAAACAGGTTGAAACTTGATCCTGTTTCTTAGCCTTTTTCTGCTGAGAAAGCGCATCCGCAGTAGTATCACGCTTTCTTTTATACTGAGAAGATAAAGCCATGTGAGCACTGAATTTCTTAGTAAAGAATTTCTCAACATCCTTTAGGAACTGTTTGGCATCTTTATCCTCAGTAATTGAGCCCCGAAACGCCTCAGGAATTGAGCGTTTCATGATCATAATGCTCACTCGATTGGATTTCTCCCACTTCTCTATTTTAACCTCATTGAGGTTTTCCGGAGTGGAAGTGGGTTTCTCCTCTCGAAGAGCTGTGTCTAGATCCATACAACCGAGGACAATCTCCACGGTATCCTTCCAAACTTTAAAGTTTGAACCATTCAGCATAGGAATACTGCTAATTTGCGCAGAAACATTGGTAGCTAAAGCCACAGTTTCTGGATTAGAACAAAAGGAACATGCAGTAAATATTAGATATTAATGGGTAAAAAAATCCATATTGAGATATCTAGCACaacattaattttcaatctttgGATAGAAAAATTAACTGTAAGTGATACTCTCATTGCAGTAATCAAATATTGTCAAAATTCCTGTCACACATTAAGCCTTTCTTTGGACCGACTTAATGCGCACATGGAAACTTAAACTTCGCAACCTATTTATTACCgcatatattttctattaattggccaaacaataaccttcctttgggccgattattgaccgcataattaatagaaaataaacaGAAGTGTGCAATGCTTATTATTTGGCCAAACAATAAACTTCCTTTGGGCCGATTATTGTTTGCATAAATAATAAGTATTACtttattcttaattaattataccCAAACATGTATTTACTATCAATATGCGTATGTAATTCGGCCAAATATAGACCTTCCTTTGGGCTGACCAATATTCGCATGAATTACATATCATCATATTCCTAAtgttttgaataaattaattttcacAAAAGAGGCTACTTTGGCAGCATAATGTTCAAtcaatttatttcaaaatcaaatctttataAAACAGATGGTATAATAATCTAAATTGTTACTAATTTCTTTATGTAAcgattaaataatatttttttttattattcaaaaattattaatatgtaCACATAACTTGGCCAAATATAAATCTCCTTTTGGATCGATTAATATTCGCATAAGTGACATATACATATTAATCCCTAAaggataatcaattaattttatacCAAATGGCCTACACAATTACATCCGAGACAATCATAATAATACTTTGTACTTTATGTCTCAAAACAAATCAGTAACtgaattcataaataaaaaaaatgaatgcggtaaaatttatatatatataagcagccgaaagtatatatatatatataaagtaattTTAATGGCCACAATAACATGTATGCCGAAACAATActaaagttatatatatatacccaaAGTCATGAACAGTCTCacatacataataaaaaaaatcatgagaGTGAAAATACTAATATACATATGCACATATGACGCACGCGCATAGTGGAAACAATTTCACCAAACGCGCGACAATTTAATATGTAAACaacatatatgtatatatattgatCCAAATATTGATTCAGCGAATTAAAACTGAATATTTTCGATGATTAAATTATGgatggctctgataccacttgttggaataaattaattttcataacccagatcatccatattgaatcaccaaaaaatattatagtGCGGAAGCGTACCTAAATTCATAAACATGAATTATGATTGGAAGAGTTTGGATCTTGTGGTTCTTTcgatcttcctcaaccaaagcTTTCTGTATTCCTAGGAGGCTGTACTGCAACTCTTTTGATGGGGAAAGAGTAACAAATGCGGCTTTGGTATATTGGGGACCGAAACCCTAAAggtctatttatatttgagcatgacacccattaaacccttaagcccaaataaaatagtatctaaagcccaaaagataatatatctaaaatccaaaaaagataattatctaaggaacaaaagataatatccggttttattcttatttaattccaaatcaaaagtaataatgacttattcaattagcatttataacaataaatgagatcatcattatataagtcatttaatttgaaatagcatcatttgtgattataattgatatatgtattgcccacaaataaattaggaaattaaataatttcctaacaTATCTTGCTCTCTGGCCTTTTACCAGATCCAGAACTTGAAACATCAGTTCTTCAGTTTGGTAAGTTGTGTAACTTAGCATAACTTTTCTTGTTAGAAATCTAAGTCTGATGTTTGGTTTTTCTTGTGCAGTCTCAAAGAGGGGCATTCTACCTACGTGAGATTCCACTTGCTGCAACATTGGCATTTTGGGTCAAA from Arachis stenosperma cultivar V10309 chromosome 9, arast.V10309.gnm1.PFL2, whole genome shotgun sequence encodes the following:
- the LOC130950223 gene encoding uncharacterized protein LOC130950223, whose amino-acid sequence is MAGKIDRRVNNGAAPPIFKLGGQNYHSIGSLLPPDSLRPTFAQLYIYDIENEIDNRIGTLRSNEAINERNREIVAILRNMLDRYNSLAKNFCYARDRYQQENCTNIKLKLISKRTTDGRTYNLPSASEVAALIVGDVEQLSKDRDIIIESQSRKLQRIDVFHPSYLALQYPLLFPYGEDGFRLGIATSDSISARPTKKNKTITLRQFFAFRLQKMTGESPLILRSKRLF
- the LOC130950224 gene encoding uncharacterized protein LOC130950224, which produces MSDDEIKQLCLMDIDKILYSYGKTLKDYPPMPLATEVDNSLLTERVIREELNFNRDDLKENATDMLAIATPEQRYAFDKIVTAVYCDEWGFFFVYGHGGTGKIFLWNLMSAEICSRGDIVLNVASSGIASLLLPNGRTTHSRFKIPLNIIEDSVCNIKPGSPQAMLLLKAKLIIWDEAPMVSRYCYEALDKCLGDIMRCSPTYSKDLPFGGKVVVLGGDFRQILLVIPRGSRQDIVHSTVNSSYLWKFCQVLKLTKNMRLSVGTTASDQDEIEQFGEWLLKVSDGLIGDNMDGESEICLPGDIVIPSSD
- the LOC130950225 gene encoding uncharacterized protein LOC130950225, which codes for MSSKDFFKARTILAPTLDIVEEVNNHLMAIIPGGEKLYLSSDSICMDEGNMESQLDLYGPELLNSINCSGLPPHKLILKVGVPVMLLRNIDQSSGLCNGTRLQVRKLGNHVIECEVLTGNNVGHIALIPRMNMVPTNETVPVRFQRRQFPIIVSFAMTINKSQGQTLSHVELYLSRPVFTHGQLYVALSRVKNKRGLKVLLMNHVGISANSTINVVYRKVFEKIVF